From the genome of Ziziphus jujuba cultivar Dongzao chromosome 6, ASM3175591v1, one region includes:
- the LOC107430703 gene encoding protein NRT1/ PTR FAMILY 8.1 produces the protein MAEEDVYTKDGTTDFCNKPAIKKKTGTWKACPYILGNECCERLAYYGINTNLVNYLKYQLNQRNVVAVNNVTNWSGTCYVTPLLGAFLADAYLGRYWTIAVFSIIYVFGMTLLTLSASLHGLKPYCSDNVCHPTGLQTTVFFMGLYLIALGTGGIKPCVSSFGADQFDDSDEIEKKSKSSFFNWFYLSINIGALVASSVLVWIQTNVGWGWGFGIPAVAMAIAVVSFFSGTRLYRNQKPGGSPITRIFQVMVASFRKFRVQLPNDKSLLYEISDEESAVKGSRKLDHTEQLSFLDKAAVETKPDRIKGTVNPWRLCTVTQVEELKSIIRLLPIWATGIIFSAVYSQMGTLFVLQGNTMDLHITQSFQIPSASLSLFDTLSVIFWVPIYDRVIVPLARKLTGHKNGFTQLQRIAIGLAISILAMLCSGTLELVRLSMVKTHHYYELKHVPMSVFWQIPQYFIIGCAEVFTFVGQLEFFYEQAPDAMRSMCSALSLTTAALGNYLSSVLVKVVSELTGGDDRKGGWIPDNLNYGQLDYFFWLLGLLSLINFAVFVMVAKWYTYKSVVSG, from the exons ATGGCAGAAGAAGATGTATATACCAAAGATGGAACAACTGATTTCTGCAACAAGCCTGCCATTAAGAAGAAAACAGGAACGTGGAAAGCTTGCCCTTACATATTGG GAAATGAATGCTGTGAAAGATTGGCTTACTATGGGATAAACACAAATCTAGTAAACTACCTCAAATATCAACTCAATCAGAGAAATGTTGTGGCAGTAAATAATGTCACAAACTGGTCAGGTACTTGCTATGTCACACCTTTGCTTGGAGCTTTTCTTGCTGATGCATATCTTGGAAGATACTGGACCATTGCTGTTTTCTCTATCATCTATGTTTTt GGAATGACCTTATTGACACTGTCAGCCTCACTCCATGGACTAAAGCCATATTGCAGTGACAATGTTTGCCACCCAACAGGGTTACAAACAACAGTATTTTTTATGGGACTTTACCTGATAGCTCTAGGAACGGGAGGGATTAAGCCATGTGTCTCATCCTTCGGTGCAGATCAATTTGATGACTCAGATGAGATAGAGAAGAAAAGCAAAAGCTCATTTTTCAATTGGTTCTATTTATCTATCAATATTGGTGCTCTTGTAGCTTCTTCGGTGCTTGTTTGGATACAGACAAATGTTGGTTGGGGATGGGGTTTTGGTATCCCAGCTGTGGCTATGGCTATTGCTGTTGTGAGCTTCTTCTCGGGGACCCGATTGTATAGAAACCAGAAACCCGGTGGGAGTCCAATCACACGGATTTTCCAAGTGATGGTTGCTTCGTTTAGGAAATTCCGGGTTCAATTGCCTAACGATAAGTCTCTTCTTTATGAGATTTCTGATGAGGAATCTGCGGTTAAAGGAAGTCGCAAACTTGATCATACCGAACAATTAAG TTTCCTGGATAAAGCAGCTGTGGAAACAAAACCAGACCGAATCAAAGGAACCGTAAATCCATGGAGACTCTGCACAGTGACCCAAGTCGAAGAGCTCAAATCCATAATAAGATTGCTTCCAATTTGGGCCACCGGAATAATCTTCTCCGCCGTTTACAGCCAAATGGGTACCTTATTCGTCCTCCAAGGAAACACCATGGACCTCCACATTACCCAATCTTTCCAAATCCCCTCTGCTTCTCTGTCACTCTTCGACACCCTCAGCGTCATCTTCTGGGTCCCAATCTACGACCGAGTCATAGTCCCACTCGCCAGGAAACTCACGGGCCATAAAAACGGCTTCACTCAGCTCCAGCGGATCGCGATCGGGCTCGCGATTTCGATCCTCGCGATGCTCTGTTCGGGTACTCTGGAGCTCGTGAGGCTGAGCATGGTGAAGACCCACCATTACTACGAGCTCAAGCACGTGCCCATGTCGGTGTTCTGGCAAATTCCGCAGTATTTCATAATTGGGTGCGCGGAGGTTTTCACTTTCGTCGGTCAATTGGAGTTTTTCTACGAACAGGCTCCGGACGCCATGAGAAGCATGTGCTCGGCGCTTTCGTTGACCACGGCGGCTCTGGGGAACTACCTGAGTTCGGTTCTGGTTAAGGTTGTTAGCGAATTGACCGGAGGAGATGATCGGAAAGGTGGGTGGATTCCGGATAATCTGAATTATGGTCAGCTTGATTACTTCTTCTGGCTTTTGGGTTTGCTGAGTTTGATTAATTTTGCTGTTTTTGTTATGGTGGCTAAGTGGTATACTTACAAGAGTGTTGTTTCTGGTTAA
- the LOC107430702 gene encoding laccase-4 → MDSWARFLVLVVCFFPALVECRVRNYKFNVVLRNSTKLCSTKQIVTVNGKFPGPTLYAREDDNVIVKVVNHVKYNVSIHWHGVRQIRTGWSDGPAYITQCPIQPGQSYIYNFTLTGQRGTLLWHAHILWLRSTVHGALVILPKRGVPYPFPAPHKEVVIVLAEWWKADTENVINQALKAGLAPNVSDAHTINGHPGPVSNCSSQKGYTLPVQSGKTYLLRIINAALNEELFFKIAGHKLTVVEVDALYVKPFKIDTILVAPGQTTNVLLTADQNSGKYLVAASTFMDSPIAVDNVTATATLHYSGTLSTTQTTPTKTPPINATQVANNFTNSLKSLNSKKYPAQVPLKIDHHLFFTVGLGVNPCPTCKAGNGSRVVASVNNVTFVMPTTALLQAHFFNISGVFTTDFPANPPHSYNFSGAPPTNLQTTNGTKVYRLAYNSTVQLILQDTGIIAPENHPVHLHGFNFFQVGRGIGNYNATTDSKNFNLVDPVERNTIGVPSGGWVAIRFRADNPGVWFMHCHLEVHTTWGLKMAFLVDNGKGPNQSLLPPPKDLPKC, encoded by the exons ATGGACTCTTGGGCTCGGTTTCTGGTTCTTGTGGTTTGCTTTTTTCCGGCTTTGGTTGAATGCAGAGTTCGAAACTACAAGTTCAAT GTGGTATTAAGAAATAGCACCAAACTATGTTCCACCAAGCAAATCGTCACCGTTAACGGCAAATTCCCAGGTCCCACTCTCTATGCCAGAGAAGACGACAACGTTATTGTCAAAGTCGTCAACCACGTTAAATACAACGTCTCCATCCATTG GCACGGAGTCCGGCAGATCAGAACAGGTTGGTCCGACGGACCAGCATACATCACACAGTGCCCAATCCAGCCAGGACAGAGCTACATCTACAACTTCACTCTCACCGGCCAACGTGGCACGCTTCTGTGGCACGCTCATATTCTCTGGCTCAGATCCACCGTTCATGGCGCTCTCGTTATCCTCCCAAAGCGCGGTGTTCCTTATCCCTTCCCTGCTCCTCACAAGGAAGTCGTCATCGTTCTAG CTGAGTGGTGGAAAGCTGATACTGAGAACGTTATCAATCAAGCTCTCAAGGCTGGTTTAGCACCCAATGTTTCTGATGCTCATACAATCAATGGCCATCCTGGACCAGTCTCAAACTGTTCTTCCCAAA AAGGGTATACGTTGCCAGTTCAAAGTGGCAAGACGTATTTGCTGAGAATAATCAACGCTGCGCTCAATGAGGAGCTTTTCTTCAAGATTGCCGGCCACAAACTCACGGTGGTGGAAGTGGATGCCCTATACGTTAAGCCTTTCAAGATCGACACCATCCTCGTCGCACCTGGCCAAACCACCAACGTCCTCCTGACCGCCGATCAGAACTCCGGCAAATACCTGGTCGCCGCCTCTACTTTCATGGACTCCCCCATCGCGGTCGACAACGTCACCGCCACCGCCACTCTTCATTACTCCGGCACTCTCTCCACCACCCAGACCACTCCCACCAAGACTCCTCCAATCAACGCTACCCAAGTGGCTAACAACTTCACCAACTCCCTCAAGAGCTTGAATTCCAAGAAATATCCTGCTCAAGTACCCTTGAAGATCGATCACCACCTGTTTTTCACCGTCGGTTTGGGAGTCAATCCCTGTCCCACCTGCAAAGCCGGCAACGGAAGCAGAGTCGTGGCCAGTGTCAACAATGTCACTTTCGTGATGCCAACCACGGCCCTTCTTCAGGCTCATTTCTTCAATATCAGTGGGGTCTTCACCACCGATTTTCCGGCGAACCCGCCTCACAGCTATAACTTTTCCGGCGCACCGCCGACCAATTTGCAGACCACCAACGGCACCAAAGTTTATAGACTGGCGTACAACTCCACGGTTCAGCTGATTTTGCAAGATACCGGAATCATAGCACCGGAGAACCATCCTGTTcatcttcatggattcaatttcTTCCAAGTTGGTAGAGGAATTGGGAATTACAATGCAACTACGGATTCGAAGAATTTTAATCTTGTTGATCCTGTTGAAAGGAACACCATTGGCGTACCTTCTGGTGGTTGGGTTGCCATAAGATTCCGTGCTGACAATCCAg GAGTTTGGTTCATGCATTGTCATCTTGAAGTTCATACAACGTGGGGGTTAAAGATGGCATTCTTGGTGGACAACGGGAAAGGACCTAACCAATCACTTTTACCACCTCCAAAGGATCTTCCGAAATGTTaa